The following nucleotide sequence is from Pedobacter sp. PACM 27299.
CTTTAACAACAGATTAGATTTAGACCTTACCTGGTTTCACAGAACTACCCATAATGAGATTGTCAGCGCGGCACAATCGGTCACTACCGGCTGGACTTCAGCTTATGTAAACCTAGGGAAAACACAAAATATTGGTACAGAAATAAATATTCAAGGTGTGCCCATCCAATCGGAACATTTTAACTGGAGAGCCGCTTTCAATTTTAGTCATATTTACAATATGCTGATTTCTATAGACGGCAGCAGCCAATATTCTTTAACTGGTACCTACCGTCCACTGAATGCAAATACGGCAATGGTAGTTGGGAAATCGATTACTCAAATCATGGCTTACGACTATCAACGAACACCTGAGGGAACAATCATCATAGGTACTGACGGCATCCCCAAACGTGGGGAATTAAAACCTATGGGCAGTACCCTACCCAACATTTATGGCGGCTTTACCAACAGTTTTTCCTATAGAAACTTCATCCTATCTTTCCTGGTAGACTTTAAATTCGGTCAAAAGATCTTATCCGCTACAGAAAACTATTCTTATGTGAATGGCTTTAATAAAGCGACCCTGACTGGGAGAGAAAACGGGGTGATTGCAGCTGGTGTCCAGGAAGATGGCGACATCAATACGATTAACGTACCCGCCTACAACTATTACCCACAGCTTGCGACTAACATCTCAGCGCTTTCCGTGTTAAACGGGAGTTTCATCAAGTTCAGACAGTTGATACTGGGTTATAGCCTCCCTCAGCGCAGCATTAAAAATACGCCTTTTCGAAACATCAGTATTGACTTTATCGGCAGAAACCTGTGGACTTTACTCAAATACACGAAAAACATAGACCCAGAATCGGAATTCTCCTCCAGTCTGAACTACGCAGGGATTGAAGGCGCTTCCTTACCCGCAACCAGAACTTTTGGCATCAACCTCAATTTTAAACTAAAATAAGAAATGAAAAAGCAATATATCCTTTCGCTCGCTTTTTTAATCAGCATTCATTTTAGCTGCAGCAAGGCAGAATTGGACAAAATCAATACGGACCCTACCAAATCCACGGCTGAAGACTTCGACCCCAACTCCCTGCTTTCCGGTGCACAACTTCGGTTTGCAAATAAAGGATATTATCAATTGCTTTATCCCAGCACCATGATGCAGCTCCTGGCCTCTACTTATTATTATTACAATAATGGAGATAAGTACATCAATGTAGCCAACTTCACTGATTATCAGGGACGAGTTTTTGAGGAAGGTTACGCCGAAGCCTCCAGTATTCGGGAAATGCAAAGACTCGCTAATGAAAAGGATCCCGTTCAACATACTAATCTAGTGGCTATCGGCGACCTTATGTTTGTGCTGATCTTGCAAAGAATTACAGATATGTATGGTGATGTCCCCTATAAGGATGCAGGAAAAGGACGTCTGGGCCTAAAATATCCGATTTATGACCGCCAGGAAGACATATACAGCGCTATGTTAACTGATATTGAGCTTGCCATCAAACAGCTCAATCCTGACCTCCCTAAGCCTACTGCTGATATATTTTACAAAGGAGACTTAATCAAATGGCGTAAATTCGGATACAGTTTAATGCTTCGTGCAGCGATGAGACTCAGTAAAGTTGATCCGGAAAAAGCCAGATTATGGACAGAAAAAGCCGCTGCAGGCGGTACTTTTACGGACATCAGCGACAATGCTTTCCTCCCTATGGATGCTTCCAGTTATAACAGTCAGAATGGGATTTCCCTTGCCTTGCGCACCCTCTCCGATTACCGGGAAGTACGCTGGAGCAAAACCCTGATTGATCAGCTTAAAAAAACAAATGACCCCCGTTTAGGTGTGATTGCAGAGATCCCTACTGAAGGATTTGCCAATAACAACAACCAAAATCTTGCTGGAAATAATAGTCCAGTACTACAAAATGGGATGCCCAACGGATATGACCTCAATGGTGGAACAACCGACATACAGCATGCTTCAGGCTATCCTGGAGGTACAGGGAAAGAAAACGATTTTGCTCCTTTGGGAAAATATTCAAGGCCTAGAACATCCGTTTACCTGAAACTTGGCGGCCCTATATTTATCATGACTTATGCAGAAACAGAATTACTCCTTTCAGAAGCCGCATTAAGAGGTTGGGCAGTAAATGGAACTGCCGCTGCTCATTACCAGAACGGGTTAAAAGGTGCTTTACTAGCTACGGCACAAATTGACACTCAGGCAACTATCCCTTCGGGGATATTGATGCTTATTTAAAGGCACAACCATTGGATGAATCAACAAAAGAGAAAGCACTGGAAATGATCAATACTCAATATTGGATCAGTACAGGTACAATGTTTAACTTCATAGAATCCTGGTTCAACTGGAAAAGGTCCGGTTATCCGCTTCTTAGCCCGATCAATTACCCGGGTAATGTGACCAATGGCAGCATTCCCAGAAGAATGATTTACCTGTCTACTGAAATCTTAAACAATACTGACCATTACAAAGCCGCTGTTTCCCGTTTATCCGGGGGTGATGTGCTGAGCTCAAGAGTGTGGTGGGACAAGTAAAATACTGATTGGATAATGATCTGATAACTGATCTGTCATCGCATCTTTTACAATAATGGGTTTCGTTGCATTTTTCTGTAAATCGGAAGAGATAAAAATATAATCGATTCTTTCTTTTGAAGCATCTGGAACCGGCCCAAAAACCAAGGTAGGGTAACTAAAATTGAAGCCTTTAGTTTTCATAGACCAGGTATCTATAAATCCTTTCTGAATAAGGTAGGCAGGGACCTCATAGTCGAGCTTACCATTAATGGCATTGCTCAGATTACTGCTGCTGTCACTTTTCAGCATTGGTGTTAAACGGTCATGGCGGTTATAGGACATGCTATCCGATGCCGAAAGGCTATTCATATCCCCCATAATCAGGATCTTTTTACTGATAGCCCAACGTTGCAGACTATCTGAAATTAGCGCCACTTCTTCCCTTCTTTTCTCATGTTTAAAAGGCGATAAATGAACAACCACAAAATTTAGGTCTTCAATTTTTGCCGTCATAAAGCCGTGATGCATCCCTTCAATCACTCTTTTCACTTCAGTAATCGGGTATTTGGAAGAAATCCCTACAGAATATCCCTTTTCCTTGGCCAATGCCGTATAAGGATGTCCTATGGCTTCCCCCAAGCTTTTTAATTCTCCTGCAGTTATGTTCAGCAACTCCTGGTAGGCAATCACATCTGCCTGCTGAGCTTTTGCCCAGGTCACAAAACGTGCTTTACGGGCTGCCTCACTTTCAAAATAGTTGTACACGTTATAAGAAATGATTTTTAGTGCAGTTTGAGCCTGCAGGAGCTGTATAGCCAGCATAAAAAAAAGGAAAAGGGTAATTCGCTTCATATCGCCTAAATTAGGAGAATATATAGAGAATCACCCTTTTCCTTTAAAATTTTACCCAAACAGGTCGCTGCTTAAGTAACGGTCACCTCTATCGCAGGCAATAAAAACGATCAATCCTGAGCTCAGCTCTTCTGCTAACCTTAGGGAACAGGCCAAAGCACCACCGCTGCTCATTCCAGCAAATATCCCTTCTACTTTCGCCATTTTTCTGGTCATTTCTGTGGCTTCTGCCTGAGATACATCCATTACACGATCTACCCGGGAAGCATCAAATATAGCTGGTAAATAAGCTGCCGGCCACCTGCGAATTCCAGGGATAGAAGATTCTTCTGTTGGCTGACAACCAACAATTTGTATCTCCGGGTTTTGCTCTTTTAAGAACATTGAATTTCCCATAATACTGCCTGTAGTTCCCATTGAACTTACAAAATGAGTGATCTGCTGGTTGGTATCCCTCCAGATTTCCGGACCTGTAGTTTTATAATGCGCCAGATAATTGTCTGGATTAGCAAATTGATTCAACAAATAGTAGCCTTCTTGTGCCCCCTTTTCTTCGGCATAATCCCTGCAAACCTCTATAGATTCTAACAAAGTTACTTTTGCACCATAGGCTTCCATAGTGAGCGTACGTTCCCTGGTGGAGTTTGATGGCATCACTAATTCAATTTCTACGTCAAAGATACTGGCAATCATAGCCAATGCGATTCCAGTATTTCCGCTCGTGGCTTCAATCAATTTAGTTCCTTTTTTGATGTCTCCACGTTCCATTGCAGAACGAATCATGTTCAAAGCGGCCCTATCCTTTACACTTCCTCCTGGATTATTTCCTTCTAATTTGGCAAAAATCTTCACATTCGGGTTGGAATGCAGTTTCTGAATCTCTACTAGCGGGGTATTTCCTACAAATTCTATAATGTTTCCCATAATGTTTAGTCTTTTTGTCTAGTCTCTATTACTTTTATGGAGGATTGATGGTAAACTGTGGAGTGCGAAGGCACGCTTTTAGTTAACCATACATTTCCACCGATGATGGAATTATCGCCGATAATGGTTTCTCCACCTAAAATCGTTGCCCCAGAATAAATGATCACATCATCTTCAATGGTAGGGTGACGTTTGGTGTTTGCCATATATTTTTCAACGCTCAATGCGCCCAGGGTAACGCCCTGGTATAACTTCACATGGTTGCCAATCACCGTAGTTTCTCCGATTACAATTCCGGTTCCGTGGTCAATATATAAGTATTCCCCTATTTTAGCCCCAGGATGAATGTCAATTCCTGTTTGAGAATGCGCATATTCGGTCAGTATTCTTGGAATTAAAGGCACATCAGATAGCTGTAAAGCATGTGCTATGCGGTACATGGAAATCGCCAGAAAGCCCGGATAACTTCGAATGATTTCAAATTCACTTTTTGCTGCAGGATCTCCGCTTAAAATCGCCGAGATATCGGTATTCATTTTTCTGTATAATTCTGGGAGTTCCTTGAAGAAACTTTTAGAAATCAGTTCATTATTACAGTCTTTACAAGCTTTCGTGGAGTTTAACAATACAGTTAGCGCTAACTCCAGGGAGGCAAATTGATGCTGAATCTCTTGCAGGGTATATTTTGGCGCAGTAGAACGCTCCGGGTACACCATATTCATCAGATTGGTAGCCCATGCGGCAATGACTTCATTCGAAGGCACCACTTCTACGCGGTTTTGTTTATTAAAAATATGAAGATAAAATTCTTCGCTCATCTTAGATTTTATTACTGTTTTGTTTGAAATTGTAAAGGAATGAAAATTATTACAAATAAAAA
It contains:
- a CDS encoding SusD/RagB family nutrient-binding outer membrane lipoprotein, producing MKKQYILSLAFLISIHFSCSKAELDKINTDPTKSTAEDFDPNSLLSGAQLRFANKGYYQLLYPSTMMQLLASTYYYYNNGDKYINVANFTDYQGRVFEEGYAEASSIREMQRLANEKDPVQHTNLVAIGDLMFVLILQRITDMYGDVPYKDAGKGRLGLKYPIYDRQEDIYSAMLTDIELAIKQLNPDLPKPTADIFYKGDLIKWRKFGYSLMLRAAMRLSKVDPEKARLWTEKAAAGGTFTDISDNAFLPMDASSYNSQNGISLALRTLSDYREVRWSKTLIDQLKKTNDPRLGVIAEIPTEGFANNNNQNLAGNNSPVLQNGMPNGYDLNGGTTDIQHASGYPGGTGKENDFAPLGKYSRPRTSVYLKLGGPIFIMTYAETELLLSEAALRGWAVNGTAAAHYQNGLKGALLATAQIDTQATIPSGILMLI
- a CDS encoding endonuclease/exonuclease/phosphatase family protein — protein: MKRITLFLFFMLAIQLLQAQTALKIISYNVYNYFESEAARKARFVTWAKAQQADVIAYQELLNITAGELKSLGEAIGHPYTALAKEKGYSVGISSKYPITEVKRVIEGMHHGFMTAKIEDLNFVVVHLSPFKHEKRREEVALISDSLQRWAISKKILIMGDMNSLSASDSMSYNRHDRLTPMLKSDSSSNLSNAINGKLDYEVPAYLIQKGFIDTWSMKTKGFNFSYPTLVFGPVPDASKERIDYIFISSDLQKNATKPIIVKDAMTDQLSDHYPISILLVPPHS
- a CDS encoding SusD/RagB family nutrient-binding outer membrane lipoprotein, with translation MDESTKEKALEMINTQYWISTGTMFNFIESWFNWKRSGYPLLSPINYPGNVTNGSIPRRMIYLSTEILNNTDHYKAAVSRLSGGDVLSSRVWWDK
- the epsC gene encoding serine O-acetyltransferase EpsC codes for the protein MSEEFYLHIFNKQNRVEVVPSNEVIAAWATNLMNMVYPERSTAPKYTLQEIQHQFASLELALTVLLNSTKACKDCNNELISKSFFKELPELYRKMNTDISAILSGDPAAKSEFEIIRSYPGFLAISMYRIAHALQLSDVPLIPRILTEYAHSQTGIDIHPGAKIGEYLYIDHGTGIVIGETTVIGNHVKLYQGVTLGALSVEKYMANTKRHPTIEDDVIIYSGATILGGETIIGDNSIIGGNVWLTKSVPSHSTVYHQSSIKVIETRQKD
- the cysM gene encoding cysteine synthase CysM produces the protein MGNIIEFVGNTPLVEIQKLHSNPNVKIFAKLEGNNPGGSVKDRAALNMIRSAMERGDIKKGTKLIEATSGNTGIALAMIASIFDVEIELVMPSNSTRERTLTMEAYGAKVTLLESIEVCRDYAEEKGAQEGYYLLNQFANPDNYLAHYKTTGPEIWRDTNQQITHFVSSMGTTGSIMGNSMFLKEQNPEIQIVGCQPTEESSIPGIRRWPAAYLPAIFDASRVDRVMDVSQAEATEMTRKMAKVEGIFAGMSSGGALACSLRLAEELSSGLIVFIACDRGDRYLSSDLFG